AGTATGATCCCAAACGCACCAATCTGGAAACAATCCAAGCCGCTATAGATGCTGCCGGATACTCATCTTACTCACTCCAAGAACAAGAAATGATTACTGGAGAAGATGATGTGGAAAAAACCGCCCGTGAAGCAGAATTACGCACACTTACCCGCAAGCTAGTTGTAGGAGCAATCCTCAGTACTTTAATTGTACTAGGGTCAATTTCTGCCATGACAGGGCTAAATCTGCCTTGGATTCGGACATTGTGGCTAGACAATCCTTGGGTACAGTTAGTACTGGCAACTCCTGTCTTGTTCTGGTGTGGTGCAGACTTCTTCAAAAATGCCTGGAAAGCCTTTAAACGTCATACAGCAACTATGGATACCTTGGTTGCTATTGGTACTGGCGCAGCGTATTTCTATTCACTATTTGCTACTGTTTTCCCAGGTTTTTTTACGGCTGCTGGATTGATGCCTGATGTGTACTATGAAGCAGCAGCAGTCATTACCACCTTAATTTTGCTAGGAAGGCTATTTGAGAATCGCGCTAAGGGACAGACTTCTGAAGCCATCCGCAAACTCATCGGTTTACAAGCTAGAGATGCCAGAGTAATTAGAAATGGTCAAGAAATTGATGTTCCTATCCAGGAAGTTCAGATTGGTGATGTAATTTTGGTACGTCCAGGAGAAAAAATTCCTGTTGACGGAGAAGTGATAGAAGGTGCTTCCAACGTTGATGAAGCGATGGTGACTGGTGAGAGTTTGCCAGTCAAAAAGCAACCGGGAGATGAAGTAATTGGAGCCACAATTAACAAAACAGGTAGCTTTAAATTCCGGGCAACCCGCGTTGGGAAAGACACTTTTTTGTCTCAAATCGTCAAAATGGTGCAACAAGCTCAAGGCTCTAAAGCACCAATTCAACGTTTAGCAGATCAAGTAACGGGATGGTTTGTGCCAGTAGTGATAGCCATTGCGATCGCTGCTTTCGTTATTTGGTTTAATGTCATGGGCAACTTGACATTAGCCTTAATTACCACAGTCGGAGTGCTAATTATCGCTTGTCCCTGTGCCTTGGGTTTAGCTACTCCAACTTCAGTGATGGTAGGAACTGGCAAGGGAGCAGAAAATGGTATTTTAATTAAAGGTGCAGAAAGTTTAGAACTCGCTCATAGAATTCAGACTATTGTGCTGGATAAAACTGGAACTTTAACACAGGGAAAACCCACTGTTACTGACTTTGTTACTGTCAACGGCACAGCTAATAGTAATGAGTTAAAACTTTTGCAGTTGGCAGCGTCTGTAGAACGAAATTCAGAACATCCATTGGCTGAAGCGGTGGTTAGGTATGCTCAATCTCAGCAAGTGGAACTGACAGAGGCTAAACAATTTGAAGCGATCGCTGGGAGTGGTGTTCAAGGAATTGTTTTAGACCGTTTCGTACAAATCGGTACTCAGCGTTGGATGGAAGAATTAAATATCGATACCCGCACGCTTCAAGAGCGTAAAACCTCTCTGGAAGCTGCTGGTAAAACAGCGATTTTAATTGCAGTGGATGGGCAAATTCAAGGTTTGATGGGAATTGCTGATGCACTTAAACCTTCTTCAGTAGCAGTTGTGAGAACGCTACAAAAGTTAGGTTTAGAGGTAGTTATGCTAACAGGGGATAATCGCAAAACAGCAGAAGCGATCGCCAGTGAAGTCGGGATCACACGAGTATTTGCAGAAGTTCGACCCGACCAAAAAGCGTCTCAAATACAAGCATTGCAAGCAGAGGGGAAAATTGTCGCAATGGTGGGTGATGGCATTAATGATGCACCAGCACTGGCTCAAGCGAATGTGGGGATTGCAATTGGAACTGGAACGGATGTAGCGATCGCAGCCAGCGATATCACCCTGATCTCTGGAGACTTGCAAGGCATAGTCACTGCAATTCAACTGAGCCGTGCCACTATTCAGAATATCCGCCAAAATCTCTTCTTTGCCTTTATTTACAACGTTGCTGGGATTCCCATTGCTGCTGGAGTTTTATTTCCTATCTTTGGTTGGCTACTCAACCCGATTATCGCGGGTGGGGCGATGGCTTTTAGTTCCGTTTCTGTTGTTACGAATGCCTTACGCTTGCGTAACTTTCATCCCAAAACTATCTAATAATTGTGGAGGAATTTAACAAATGTTCAACAAAAGTAAGATTTTTGGGAGCATTGCAGGGTTAGGACTTCTGTTTGGTACAGCATCAAGCGTAGCAACAGCACAAATGCCAACCGAAATGCCAACACATTCATCAGAACAAACCAGTCAATTTCGCCGTATTGAGCAACCACTAGCATTAAAAGTCGGCGTTACTTTGGGCGGTTTAGGATTAATTGGATTGGAACTGTGGTGGTTTCTATTCAGTAAAAATAAAGCTATAAAAGCTAATCTGGGTCAAGGGATACAGGAGCTAACGATTAATGTAGACGGAGGCTATGAACCTTCTCGTGTAATTGTAAAATCTGTTCAACCTGTACGGCTAAACTTCTTTCGCCGCGACCCCAGTAGCTGTTTGGAGAAAGTATTGTTACCTGATTTTCATATTGCTCAAGATTTAGCTCTCAATCACGTCACTCCCATTGAATTTACACCTCCCAAACCAGGTCAATATCAATTTACCTGTGGAATGAATATGTTTCGTGGTGTGGTAGAAGTCCAGTAGGGAGGTAACAATAAACTTTACCTTTGGCTACTTTTACCCCAACACTCCAAGAGCTTAAGCATCTCTAACTAGTCTTAAATGTTGTGCCTTCTTACTTGCCAAAAAATGGGAATTGCTGCAACTTGGATAACGACTGAAAAGACAACCAAGGAGCCAACAGAGCGATCATAAAGAATTCCCATTAAGGCGCTACCTAAAAACCAGAATAAGCCATAGCCTGCGCTGAAAATCCCGTAAGCACTAGCACGTTTGTCCATTGGCACCATCCCTGCAACCGCAGCTTTCATAATTGATTCTTGTGCCCCCATCCCTACACCCCATAAAATCATTCCCAAAAGGGCAAGGTTACTGTTTCCTGAAAAAGCCAATGGAGGAAACAAGCATGATATCAAAACCGCAACAATGAGAATAGAAATCCCCTTGCGGTCAAACAAACGCCCAAATATTAGTGCAGCTATAGCGTCAACTCCCATAGCTACTGCATAAAATAAAGGAATCGTATTAGAGGAAGCGATCGCTTCTTTCTGCAAGTGGTAGGCAATTAAAGGGAAATCTGCATACCCAGCAGCAACTAGGGCTACAGCCCCCAGATAAATCCAAAAAACTCGCGGTAATCCCTCTCCTTTGAGTGTTGGTGTGTTTACTTCAAAATCACGGGGATTTGGGTAAAGCCGTTGTCCGATCAAAAGCACAATTAACCCTAAGACTGCTGGCACAATCAAAATCGCAAAGCCACCCCGATACCCTCCTTGCAAATAAAGCACCGCCGCTACAGCCAATGGCCCCATCACAGCACCGATCTGATCCATCGCTTCATGCAAGCCAAAACCAAAACCCCTGCCAACTTGACTAGCAGCATGGGAAAGTAGCACATCTCGCGGCGGGGTGCGAATCGCTTTGCCTGTGCGTTCAGCAATCATCAAAGCTGCTGCGACTTCCCAACGTCCAGCTAAGGCTAAAAGCGGCACAACTGCTGTATTAACGAAGTAACCGAATGTGGTGATTCCCCAGTATTTTCGCGTCTGGTCACTGAGATAACCGATAACTAAGCGAAAGCCATAACCAATTAACTCCCCTAAGCCAGCTACTAGCCCCACCACAGTACCGTTAGCGCCCAAGACTCCAAGATAAGCTCCCGTGATGCTACGCGCCCCTTCGTAGGTTGCATCAGCACATAAGCTAACAAAGCCGAGTAAGATTACGAACTTGAAAGCAGGGGTTTTAGAAAGGCTTTTGATATTTGTCATTGTAGATAGAGGGTTAATACTGATTTAGCTCAAAACAGTTTTCAGCATGATTTATACAATCATCTAACAGCGAGTATTAACGGCACAAGGTCTCAGCTTTTCTGGCATTACTCTAAATTAAAAACGCAACAGCTTACAAGCAATCGTTTTCAAACTAGAAAAACTTTTGATTCAGCAACTAGCTGTTGCTGTTACTACCATCAATTCCCATATCAACCCAAAACGAACCTTAGTAGCACGACAAATATTAAAACCTGCGGATGTAAGTAGGTAATGAAATTCAGCTTGGGAATAACACTGCTTGTACGCTGGATCAAAAACTTTCAGAATAATGTCGCATATTTTACACAATAAATAATCTCTGCACCAATCCAAAATCACTAATTTACCATCAGGCTTCAGAACCCTTTTCATTTCCGTTAATGCAGCATCAGGATCATCAAAATAGTGAAACGAACTAGCAGATATGACCACATCGAAACTGTTACTTGCAAAAGGTAATGCTGAGGCTGGTGCGTTGTAAAACGAGACATTAGGGTAGTTACAACATTTTTGTTTAGCCATGAGTAGCATCTTATCTGAAATGTCTACCCCAACCATCTGTTGCATCGGCCGTTCAGTTAAAATTAGCCGCTCAAATTCTCCTGTTCCACAAGCGATATCCAGCACAACATCTGATGGAGATATCTGTGCCCAGCTTTTGAGAAATGACAAAGTATTAGCAAGGTAATTGCTCCAGCGTTGGTCATATATTGCTGCCAACCGATCATACTGCTTACGAACTTTGGTTTCGGTCATACGGAAACTCTAGATTCTTTCATAAGCAAAAAATACATACTTAAGTACAACGACTTCATAGTAGCGTGTGCGATCGTCAAGGTTTCAGAATTGCTCTAATGTTTTTGAATACTTACTGAATGATGGGACATATCGTATCCTTTCGTTTACCTGTAAAATTATCCCAACCTGAGAGTAAACCTGTTAGTTCATCTCTTAAAGTTAATAGCTCTTCAATCTGGCACTCAATTTCATTTACCTTATCTTCTAGCTTTTGTTTAACTTCACCACAAGGCAGTTTTCCCTCATCATATATATTAAGAATGTCTCCGATCTCTTCAAGACTAAGACCAAGATTTTGCGCCCGTTTAATAAATGCTAAACGGGTAAGCACATCTAACGAAAATTGTCGGAAGCCACCCTCTGTTCTCCCAGAAGAATTGAGTAAACCTAGACTTTCATAATAGCGAATTGTCCTGATAGGAACTCCGCTTAAAGCTGTTACCTGACCAATTAAAAGCGGTTTTTCATCGTGGGTTAACATGCTACACTCCCAAATTTTATTTGTTTTATTATGCTACCCATCATTATCTGGACAATTTGTGTGTTCTAACTCGTGACAAAGTTGAGTGTTACGACAATCAATCCCACCATGAGGATCAACAAAACCATCCATAAAACAGATTTATGGTTCATAAGTTAATGTGCCTTTGAGTTGCATAATTAGGGCGGGCGAGATACCCACCTACAATAGATTTAGTTTTTTGCAAATTGAAGGTCTTTGGACTTATTTACCTTCTGTTTCAACTATTTCAACTCAGGGGCTGACCTACACCAGCAGCTTGGAGTTGCTCTCGACTGGGTTTACCAGTCACAACCAGTTTTCCATTGATGGCGATCGCTGGCACTGCATTCACTCCATAATGCTGGGCTTTTTCCTGCTCTTGTCGCAGGTTATAGACTGATACTTCACAATCAGGGCAAGTCAGTTCTTGCACCAATTGAACTGTCTCATCGCACAAAGGACAGTCAGCCGTAAAAATTTCTATTTGACGTTTTGTCATGATGTCCACCAGGAATTTTCCTTACTCATTCATTCTGAAGTCTCTAGTGGACTAGAGAGTCAACCCTTTTCTACTTTCTAAATTTATTCTTTGACTTCCACTTAACGATGCTTAAGGTGACAGTCCTATCCAGAGATATTGCAATGAAATATTAAGAGAAATTCTTGCCTATATCTACTTGACTCTACAGCCGACTCAAAAGTCTAGCATAATTCTACAGTTACTTCCGTAACAAAAGTTACTAGTTTTTGAGGTGTTATTTCTATGAAAATGTTTATTATCCGCACTGCATCTTTCCTAGCACTTCCCGTAGGTATAGCCTTGCTTAATGTATCTTTGGGTTCCACCGCCTATGGACAGCAAAATGCATCTAACAAACAAGTCTGTGAATCAATTCCTCCAGCCAGACCAACTGGTGGAGCTACTTTGCAAAGAATGCAAGCCCTGCAAGAGTGTTATAAAAACCTTCCGCAAAGCCCAATACAATCCAGCGTCAGAGAAGACAGCGCACAATCCAACACAGGAGGCTGTCAAATACCCCCAGCCAGACCAACTGGGGGGGCGACTATGCTAAGACTCGAAGCCATGCAACAATGCCGTACAGGAGTCAAGGTAATTCGTAATTGATAATGACTCTCTCTACGAAGATTATTGCCCATATTTACTTGACTCTACAGCTGACTTGAGGGTTTAACATGGCTCTAATTTACTTATTTAAGTATTCTCAAACTGATCGTTACCGTCTGTGAGGAAATAAATAGCATGAAATCTTTCAAGTGGCTCTTAATCGTTCTAGGAAGCACGGGAGTAATTTCTTTAGGGGCCTGTAGTAATGGACAACAGGTAAATAATTCAGGTAATAATCCGGCTGTCTCTTCCTCAAAAACCACGACAGGCGGCCAGGTGATTGAACCTACTACCCAAACGGGAGAAGCTCGCATGACTCTAAATACGGAAGCGACACCCCTCAAAACTGGAAAAAGTACTCTAATGCTGAATGTTACAGATGCCAAGACTGGTAAGCCTTTAGCTGTCAAAAATGTAGCGGTTGAAATGGTTATGTCTGAGCAAGAAATGAAGGCAATGGGGATGCAAGGAGTAGGAACTGCAAAAACACAAGTCAAGTCAGCATCTTCACCCGGTATGTTTGAAATTCAAAGCAGTCTACCTTATGGTGGTAACTGGCAACTAAAGGTAAACCTTAAAGATATCCAGCCGACTGCCAGCGCTGTCTTTAATGTACCCGTTAAGTAGTTGAGCTAAAGTTTCTAAAAGTCCATATTTGTAGAAACTATTAGGTATAAGTTTTTGACTCTTCTATCGCCCTACTAAAATTCCGTCTCGATAGGTTCAAGGCACATTTATAAGTAAAATCTGGCTTTAAGCCTACTATCGTAGTTAACACGTATAACAATTCGTCAGCAGTACAAAATTTTGTTAGATAACTTTACATAAATTCTGACTCTGGGGCTTGACTCTACAGTTGACTATAGACTCTAAGGTTGGAGCAATACATAGTGGTAGAAATAAAAAACTATGGTTGCTGTAGTGGAACAAGCTTGTTGTGAAGCATTATCCCCAAAAAAACTGCTGAAAATTGGTGAGCTAGCAAAGCAAACCGATGTTGCAGTGGGAACAATTCGGTATTACGAAAGCTTAGGATTGCTAACACCAGTTGAAAGAAGTGAAAATGGCTACCGTTATTACGATGGCGAAGCAATCAAGCGACTGCAATTCATCAAAAAAGCTCAATCTTTACAGTTTTCCCTCAGTGAAATTCAACAAATAGTTGGTGTTCGCTCTCACGGTAGCCCTGCTTGCCCACTGGTTAGAGGCTTACTGAAAAAGAAAATAGCTGATCTTGAGGAGCAGATTTATCGCATGAAGGCGCTGAAGGATGAGCTAGAAGCATATCAAGAAAGCTGGTTAAGCCGACCCTTGGACGACCCATGCAGCAAAGAGCTTTGTAGCATGATTGAGGAAGTTGCTTGTCGGGATATACCTGTTCATAACCTGCGAGGAGAGTAAATGTCTGGAATTACTGGCGAGGATAAAAACTCTCGCATCAAAGCAGAAAACGAACAAACTCCTCTTTCTGACCTTTCCCCCGTTGAGGCAGAAACACCCGATCAAGTCAGTAATCATGACAATGCTAACTTGCTTGAAATTAAGCCGATCAAAAAGTCGGTTTTATCCGTCAAAACGGGTATTATACTTGCAGTTTTTGTAGCACTAATCGGTACCATCTCAATATTAACCAAGCAGTTCAAACCTTCTTCTTCTATGGCTGGGATGGAAGATATGAAAGGGATGTCGATGGAAGACATGATGCGGGTAGACGGCTCTTCTAATCCCACCCCGGTCAAGGTCGAGTCCATCCAGCCTGGTTTGATGGAGGCAAGTGTGCGTTATACTGGGACAGTGCGTCCTTACCTGGAAGTGACTGTATATCCACGAGTGGGTGGGCAGTTGACTGAATACTCTGCCTACCCAGGAAGTAAGGTAAAAGCAGGACAAGTGCTGGCCCGACTAACTGCGACGGAACTTTCTGATGAGGTAGAGGAAGCAACAACGGAAATGCAGGCTGCCAAAGCTGACGAACAAGCTAGCAGAAAAGAACTAGATGAGCAACGTCAAGAAATACAGCGAATGGCAGCCGAGTCTACTTATTTGGAGACAAGAGTAGAGCGAACCGAGCAGGTTTTATTAAATTCCGGGGCGATCGCCCGCAATGATTTTGATAGACAAAAAAGTGAGGCAACATCAGCCAAGGCGGGTTTAGGTGCTGCAAAAGTTAAATTAGAACGGATGCAAGCCCAGATAGTTAAAGCCCAAGCTCAGGTAGCACAGGCTAAAGTAAAAATTCAGCGTCTCAAAGTCATTGAGAGTTACAAAGTTATTACATCCCCAATTACAGGCATTGTGCAGGAACGGATGGCAGATCCTGGTGTAGTGGTACAACCTGGTATCGGGATTCTCAAAATTGGAGAATATAGCAAAGTTCGCCTTCAAGCAAATGTTGCCCAGCAAAATTTAACAGGTGTAGAAATTGGTTCGCCAATTGTGGCGCGGATAATTGGCAACGCCACTAAAACCATCAAAGGTAGGGTGACAAGCATTTTTCCCAAAGCTGGGGAGGACACTCGTACAGTTACAGTTGAGGCAGTCGTAGACAATCTTGGTGGGCAGATTTTGGCAGGACAGGCTGTGGAGATGCAAATTATTACAGCCCATAAGCCAAACGCTCTGTCGGTTGACCAAGCAGCACTGACTGAATCTGAAGGTAAGCAAGCTGTATGGGTCTTAGCAGATAAATCAGCTAAACGTAAATTTGTCACTACAGGTTTAACAAACGGCGATCGCGTAGAGGTAACTAGCGGTTTGCAACCCGGCGATTTGGTTATTACTTCCGGACAGGAAAGACTAATTGAAAATGCATCGGTGGCAGGTGTTAATGATTCTGGTCAACCAGTTGCTTCCTTAAGTAGCACTAGTAGCACTGTACAGGGCAACACCCAAATAAAGTTAGTCAGCCCGCAAGGTAAAGCGGTATCTGGTGATAATCAACTGGTTCTAGAAGTCCAAGATTCTAAGACCAAGAAGCCTGTACAAGTTGAGGGTTTAGAAGTTAGTGTCGCCATGCCAATGAAGAATTCCTCTCCCATGTCTACTGATGTGGAAGTAAAACCTGATACTAAATCAGGTCGTTTTAAAGTCAATACCTATTTGGGTATGAGTGGAAAGTGGGAAGTAACTGCCAAAGTCAAAGACAAATCACGAATTGGCAACAGTTCTTTTACGTTAGATAATCGCTAGGTTCAGGAGCTTTCCAGATGAAAATCGGTTCAATTCCGCGCTGGTCGATCCAGAACCCAGTGATTTTGTTAGCCTTATATGTCGGTATTCTTGCCTTAGCTGTCTTAGCACTGTTCCAACTACCAGTGCGGATGATGCCTTATCTCCAAAGTCCTCTAGTAGCTATTGTGACGATGGCTCCTAGTTCACCTCCCCAAGAAGTGGAGACTTACATCAGCAAACCAATTGAACAGCGGATGACGGTGCTAGACGGTGTGCGCTTTGTCCGCTCTAGTTCCCAGCAGGATATGTCACTGGTGACAGTGCAGTTTGCTTGGGGTCAAGATATGCAGCGATCGCTTGGGGCCGTACAAAGTGTGATGAAATCGGCGGAAGGAGATATACCTATTGATGGCTTTGATACACGCTCTTATTGGGTTCTGCCCATTGATCCTCTTAACCGTCCAGTTC
This window of the Nostoc sp. C052 genome carries:
- a CDS encoding heavy metal translocating P-type ATPase, which translates into the protein MDTLSLKLRGMSCASCANNIEEAIRSVPGVSDCNVNFGVEQATIQYDPKRTNLETIQAAIDAAGYSSYSLQEQEMITGEDDVEKTAREAELRTLTRKLVVGAILSTLIVLGSISAMTGLNLPWIRTLWLDNPWVQLVLATPVLFWCGADFFKNAWKAFKRHTATMDTLVAIGTGAAYFYSLFATVFPGFFTAAGLMPDVYYEAAAVITTLILLGRLFENRAKGQTSEAIRKLIGLQARDARVIRNGQEIDVPIQEVQIGDVILVRPGEKIPVDGEVIEGASNVDEAMVTGESLPVKKQPGDEVIGATINKTGSFKFRATRVGKDTFLSQIVKMVQQAQGSKAPIQRLADQVTGWFVPVVIAIAIAAFVIWFNVMGNLTLALITTVGVLIIACPCALGLATPTSVMVGTGKGAENGILIKGAESLELAHRIQTIVLDKTGTLTQGKPTVTDFVTVNGTANSNELKLLQLAASVERNSEHPLAEAVVRYAQSQQVELTEAKQFEAIAGSGVQGIVLDRFVQIGTQRWMEELNIDTRTLQERKTSLEAAGKTAILIAVDGQIQGLMGIADALKPSSVAVVRTLQKLGLEVVMLTGDNRKTAEAIASEVGITRVFAEVRPDQKASQIQALQAEGKIVAMVGDGINDAPALAQANVGIAIGTGTDVAIAASDITLISGDLQGIVTAIQLSRATIQNIRQNLFFAFIYNVAGIPIAAGVLFPIFGWLLNPIIAGGAMAFSSVSVVTNALRLRNFHPKTI
- a CDS encoding cupredoxin domain-containing protein, encoding MFNKSKIFGSIAGLGLLFGTASSVATAQMPTEMPTHSSEQTSQFRRIEQPLALKVGVTLGGLGLIGLELWWFLFSKNKAIKANLGQGIQELTINVDGGYEPSRVIVKSVQPVRLNFFRRDPSSCLEKVLLPDFHIAQDLALNHVTPIEFTPPKPGQYQFTCGMNMFRGVVEVQ
- a CDS encoding MFS transporter, with the translated sequence MTNIKSLSKTPAFKFVILLGFVSLCADATYEGARSITGAYLGVLGANGTVVGLVAGLGELIGYGFRLVIGYLSDQTRKYWGITTFGYFVNTAVVPLLALAGRWEVAAALMIAERTGKAIRTPPRDVLLSHAASQVGRGFGFGLHEAMDQIGAVMGPLAVAAVLYLQGGYRGGFAILIVPAVLGLIVLLIGQRLYPNPRDFEVNTPTLKGEGLPRVFWIYLGAVALVAAGYADFPLIAYHLQKEAIASSNTIPLFYAVAMGVDAIAALIFGRLFDRKGISILIVAVLISCLFPPLAFSGNSNLALLGMILWGVGMGAQESIMKAAVAGMVPMDKRASAYGIFSAGYGLFWFLGSALMGILYDRSVGSLVVFSVVIQVAAIPIFWQVRRHNI
- a CDS encoding class I SAM-dependent methyltransferase, whose protein sequence is MTETKVRKQYDRLAAIYDQRWSNYLANTLSFLKSWAQISPSDVVLDIACGTGEFERLILTERPMQQMVGVDISDKMLLMAKQKCCNYPNVSFYNAPASALPFASNSFDVVISASSFHYFDDPDAALTEMKRVLKPDGKLVILDWCRDYLLCKICDIILKVFDPAYKQCYSQAEFHYLLTSAGFNICRATKVRFGLIWELMVVTATASC
- a CDS encoding heavy metal-responsive transcriptional regulator, translating into MLTHDEKPLLIGQVTALSGVPIRTIRYYESLGLLNSSGRTEGGFRQFSLDVLTRLAFIKRAQNLGLSLEEIGDILNIYDEGKLPCGEVKQKLEDKVNEIECQIEELLTLRDELTGLLSGWDNFTGKRKDTICPIIQ
- a CDS encoding thioredoxin family protein, producing the protein MTKRQIEIFTADCPLCDETVQLVQELTCPDCEVSVYNLRQEQEKAQHYGVNAVPAIAINGKLVVTGKPSREQLQAAGVGQPLS
- a CDS encoding FixH family protein; amino-acid sequence: MKSFKWLLIVLGSTGVISLGACSNGQQVNNSGNNPAVSSSKTTTGGQVIEPTTQTGEARMTLNTEATPLKTGKSTLMLNVTDAKTGKPLAVKNVAVEMVMSEQEMKAMGMQGVGTAKTQVKSASSPGMFEIQSSLPYGGNWQLKVNLKDIQPTASAVFNVPVK
- a CDS encoding heavy metal-responsive transcriptional regulator, whose protein sequence is MVAVVEQACCEALSPKKLLKIGELAKQTDVAVGTIRYYESLGLLTPVERSENGYRYYDGEAIKRLQFIKKAQSLQFSLSEIQQIVGVRSHGSPACPLVRGLLKKKIADLEEQIYRMKALKDELEAYQESWLSRPLDDPCSKELCSMIEEVACRDIPVHNLRGE
- a CDS encoding efflux RND transporter periplasmic adaptor subunit; this encodes MSGITGEDKNSRIKAENEQTPLSDLSPVEAETPDQVSNHDNANLLEIKPIKKSVLSVKTGIILAVFVALIGTISILTKQFKPSSSMAGMEDMKGMSMEDMMRVDGSSNPTPVKVESIQPGLMEASVRYTGTVRPYLEVTVYPRVGGQLTEYSAYPGSKVKAGQVLARLTATELSDEVEEATTEMQAAKADEQASRKELDEQRQEIQRMAAESTYLETRVERTEQVLLNSGAIARNDFDRQKSEATSAKAGLGAAKVKLERMQAQIVKAQAQVAQAKVKIQRLKVIESYKVITSPITGIVQERMADPGVVVQPGIGILKIGEYSKVRLQANVAQQNLTGVEIGSPIVARIIGNATKTIKGRVTSIFPKAGEDTRTVTVEAVVDNLGGQILAGQAVEMQIITAHKPNALSVDQAALTESEGKQAVWVLADKSAKRKFVTTGLTNGDRVEVTSGLQPGDLVITSGQERLIENASVAGVNDSGQPVASLSSTSSTVQGNTQIKLVSPQGKAVSGDNQLVLEVQDSKTKKPVQVEGLEVSVAMPMKNSSPMSTDVEVKPDTKSGRFKVNTYLGMSGKWEVTAKVKDKSRIGNSSFTLDNR